The bacterium genome window below encodes:
- the groES gene encoding co-chaperone GroES, translating to MAKLKIRPLHDRLIVKRLSEEQKTKGGIIIPDSAKEKPQEGEVLAVGNGKILDDGKKVPLDVKVGDKVLFSKYSGTEIKLDGEEYLIMREDDIQAILD from the coding sequence ATGGCAAAATTAAAAATTCGTCCTCTTCACGATCGTCTTATTGTTAAAAGACTTTCCGAAGAACAAAAAACCAAAGGCGGTATCATTATTCCCGATTCTGCTAAAGAAAAACCGCAAGAAGGTGAAGTATTAGCTGTTGGCAATGGCAAAATTTTAGACGACGGCAAAAAAGTTCCGCTGGATGTAAAGGTAGGAGACAAAGTTCTCTTCTCCAAATATTCCGGCACCGAAATCAAATTAGACGGCGAAGAATATCTCATCATGCGTGAAGACGATATCCAAGCTATCTTGGATTAA
- a CDS encoding 3-deoxy-7-phosphoheptulonate synthase, with the protein MTNLSQLINTNIAGSEELASPDEVKKLLPASETVLSNVLAARKTLEDILLGKDKRIFIVTGPCSIHDTKAALEYAGRLKSLSDKVKDKIFIIMRVYFEKPRTTVGWKGLINDPHMDDSFHIEKGIKIARELLLKIAELGLPSGTEALDPVTPQYLAELITWSAIGARTTESQTHREMASGLSMPVGFKNGTDGGITVALNAMKSALSSHHFLGINSEGKISKFSTKGNKLCHIVLRGGGGKPNYNEESIAACLAGLAKEKLLPKIVVDCSHENSNKDHKLQPDVLKEGIRQIAAGQKAICGFMIESHLNEGNQPIPENLKDLKYGVSVTDKCVNWETTETMILDAYSKL; encoded by the coding sequence ATGACGAATTTAAGCCAACTTATTAATACCAATATTGCCGGCTCCGAAGAACTGGCCTCGCCCGATGAAGTTAAAAAACTGCTGCCGGCCAGCGAAACCGTTTTGTCTAATGTATTGGCAGCACGCAAAACACTAGAAGACATTCTGTTAGGCAAAGACAAACGTATTTTTATTGTGACGGGTCCCTGCTCTATTCACGATACCAAAGCCGCCCTTGAGTATGCCGGCCGTCTTAAAAGCTTAAGTGATAAAGTAAAAGATAAAATTTTTATCATCATGCGCGTGTATTTTGAAAAACCACGCACCACGGTGGGCTGGAAGGGTCTTATTAACGACCCTCACATGGACGATTCGTTTCATATTGAAAAAGGAATAAAAATTGCCCGTGAACTTTTGCTTAAAATTGCCGAATTAGGCCTTCCATCGGGAACCGAAGCGCTTGATCCCGTTACCCCTCAATATTTAGCGGAACTCATCACGTGGTCGGCTATTGGTGCCCGTACCACAGAATCACAAACGCATCGCGAAATGGCGAGTGGTTTATCGATGCCTGTTGGCTTTAAAAATGGAACCGATGGCGGCATTACCGTAGCATTAAATGCCATGAAATCGGCTCTCTCGTCCCATCATTTTTTAGGTATTAACTCCGAAGGAAAAATTTCCAAATTTTCCACCAAGGGCAATAAATTGTGTCACATTGTATTGCGTGGCGGTGGTGGTAAACCTAATTATAATGAAGAAAGCATTGCAGCCTGCCTGGCAGGTTTAGCCAAAGAAAAACTTTTGCCCAAAATTGTGGTGGATTGCTCGCACGAAAATTCTAACAAAGACCACAAACTGCAGCCCGATGTTTTAAAAGAAGGAATTAGGCAAATTGCAGCCGGCCAAAAAGCTATTTGTGGTTTTATGATTGAAAGCCATTTAAATGAAGGCAACCAGCCCATCCCCGAAAATTTGAAAGATTTAAAATATGGTGTGTCGGTAACCGATAAATGTGTAAACTGGGAAACCACCGAAACCATGATTTTAGATGCCTATTCCAAATTATAA
- a CDS encoding DUF507 family protein: MKLTEDRISNICHKIHDRLYLDEVVDYTDEDEALRVIKSTFLGMMQLEEKIDEAVRAKIASLKRGVIEGTPEWDVLHRKYAEEEMAKHKM, encoded by the coding sequence ATGAAACTCACCGAAGACCGCATTTCTAATATTTGCCACAAAATCCACGATCGCTTGTATTTGGATGAAGTGGTGGATTACACCGACGAAGACGAAGCGCTGCGCGTGATTAAAAGTACTTTTTTGGGGATGATGCAGTTAGAAGAAAAAATTGACGAAGCTGTACGCGCTAAAATAGCCAGCCTCAAACGCGGCGTGATAGAAGGAACCCCCGAATGGGACGTGCTGCACCGCAAATATGCCGAAGAAGAAATGGCCAAACATAAAATGTAA
- a CDS encoding DUF507 family protein, producing the protein MRLKKEQIEKISHLILRNLKDKNLITMRVSEKKVEEKINEVITKDMLLERKIDDEARDTLDKYRSQIKGDEFDERKMLMMIKKELVKKYKFVM; encoded by the coding sequence ATGCGCCTTAAAAAAGAACAGATTGAAAAAATCAGTCACCTCATTTTACGAAACCTAAAAGATAAAAACCTCATCACCATGCGGGTATCCGAAAAAAAGGTGGAGGAAAAAATTAATGAGGTGATTACCAAAGACATGTTGTTAGAACGTAAAATTGACGACGAAGCGAGAGACACTTTGGATAAATACAGAAGCCAAATTAAAGGCGATGAATTTGATGAACGTAAAATGCTGATGATGATTAAAAAAGAATTGGTAAAAAAGTATAAGTTCGTCATGTAA